In Patescibacteria group bacterium, the genomic stretch CTTGGGAACCGCAACCTTACCAATACAGTAATGATAAACGATTTTACCGATTTCGGTCAAGTGCCCCTCTGGGCAGATTTTGATGGACCTGACGGGGATCGAACCCGCGTGCGCAATTGGTAAGGTTGCGATACCTGGAACCACCAGCAGGCCCACGACATGAAGTACCAATTCATGTTCGCTCATAATTGTACAAAAGTGGTGATAGAGAAACTGCTAAAAAACGATAAAGAAAGAGCTAATTTCCGTTAAAGATTAAATAAAATTTGTCATTAGCTTAAACCCCTTGCAAAATAAAGGTATAGTAGTAGGTATGAAGCCTCGTGCGAACAATCGCTACGTCATCGGCATCGACGAAGTTGGTCGTGGACCGCTGGCTGGGCCGGTGGCGGTGGGTGCGCTCGTGCTAAAAAAAACGCTACCAAAAGAATTTCGCCGCAAAACCTTCGACTCCAAGCAGATAAAGCCCTCCGAACGGGCGATATGGTACGCTCGCATCCGCGCGGCGCAAAAAAGCGGTCACCTCGATTTCAAAGTAACGTTCGTGAGCGAAAAAATCATTGATACCAAAGGACTTTCTTTTGCTATCCGCAAGGCGCTCGACACATCGCTACGTGCAGTGGTTCGCACAGCCAAGCTCGCGCCCGCCCAATGCGACATCCGTCTTGATGGAGGACTGAAAGCGCCCGCCAACTTCACGCGCCAAAAAACGATCATCAAGGGCGATACTTCCGAAGTCTCGATCGGCCTCGCCTCTATCGTCGCAAAGCATCTCCGCGACCAAAAGATGATCGCACTCCACAAAAAATACCCCCTCTACGGCTTCGATGTCCACAAGGGTTACGGTACCACCAAGCACCGGGCTGTCATCCGCAAGT encodes the following:
- a CDS encoding ribonuclease HII; translated protein: MKPRANNRYVIGIDEVGRGPLAGPVAVGALVLKKTLPKEFRRKTFDSKQIKPSERAIWYARIRAAQKSGHLDFKVTFVSEKIIDTKGLSFAIRKALDTSLRAVVRTAKLAPAQCDIRLDGGLKAPANFTRQKTIIKGDTSEVSIGLASIVAKHLRDQKMIALHKKYPLYGFDVHKGYGTTKHRAVIRKYGPCPLHRRAFLTKLTLS